A window of the Cystobacter fuscus genome harbors these coding sequences:
- a CDS encoding nucleotidyltransferase — protein sequence MSDIDTQMAGQDTTQAQDEQSKRPSKAPPPMQADQRTPIERGAHLLALSTLKNAEIPFVVAGAYALHVYTGIYRSTKDLDIFLKREHVQRAMEALSSMSFQTKMHDPVWIAKAYANDEYFADLIFSSGNGVAVVDDLWIDRAQSGIVHGLPILVAPPEDIIWSKAFVCERERFDGTDINHLILARGKQMDWKHLMMRFEPHWEVLLAHVTFYRFSYPGQRDHVPQWVWDELLDRARQQQNEPDKKKLCRGMLIAQGQYRVDVEHWNYTDARMEEVPTFRDYKKP from the coding sequence ATGAGCGACATCGACACCCAGATGGCTGGGCAGGACACCACGCAAGCACAGGACGAGCAGTCGAAGCGGCCCAGCAAGGCGCCTCCGCCGATGCAGGCGGACCAACGCACGCCCATCGAGCGGGGCGCGCACCTGCTGGCCCTGAGCACACTCAAGAACGCGGAGATTCCCTTCGTGGTCGCGGGCGCCTACGCGCTGCATGTCTATACGGGCATCTACCGCAGCACCAAGGACCTGGACATCTTCCTCAAGCGCGAGCACGTGCAGCGCGCCATGGAAGCCCTGTCGAGCATGTCCTTCCAGACGAAGATGCACGACCCCGTGTGGATCGCCAAGGCGTACGCCAACGACGAGTACTTCGCCGACCTCATCTTCAGCTCGGGCAACGGGGTGGCGGTGGTGGATGACCTGTGGATCGACCGGGCCCAGTCCGGCATCGTCCATGGCCTGCCCATCCTCGTGGCGCCCCCCGAGGACATCATCTGGTCCAAGGCCTTCGTCTGCGAGCGTGAGCGCTTCGATGGCACGGACATCAACCATCTCATCCTCGCGCGCGGCAAGCAGATGGACTGGAAGCACCTGATGATGCGCTTCGAGCCGCATTGGGAGGTGCTCCTGGCCCACGTCACCTTCTACCGCTTCAGCTATCCGGGCCAGCGCGACCACGTGCCGCAATGGGTCTGGGATGAATTGCTCGACCGGGCGCGCCAACAGCAGAACGAGCCGGACAAGAAGAAGCTCTGCCGGGGCATGCTCATCGCCCAGGGCCAGTACCGCGTGGACGTCGAGCACTGGAACTACACCGATGCCCGCATGGAAGAGGTACCCACCTTCCGGGACTACAAGAAGCCCTGA
- a CDS encoding glutamine amidotransferase, translating to MDTTPFNAWKLVSLSPLPMWVLVLLGVGVALGVGLAAWGVRREPARARRWTLWGLRLGAGLAALFFLLEPGIRNLQVARMKNRLAVLVDRSASMNFPVEPGGVTRSAEAAAFLEGAAPGLAALQDRYAVEVYGFDPELAPVTTETLTKEPARAGTSDLLSALRSVGAGAQGAKKLGGVLLLSDGADNVELASGAVGRARAALADLGVPVSTFVVGQEALKDLAVERVKVDDFAFVRNSLTVEVEVHGRGFSGQDVPVVLKQEGKVVASKSVRFESSDDVKPIGFTFTPDQTGRFVYTVSVPVYPDEAVGDNNTRSFVLKVIRDRVRVLLVVGKPSWDERFLRGLLRQDANVDMVSFYILRTMSDDPGVVSQERELSLIPFPMEEIFDTKLDTFDVVIFQNFGYSDSSLSIAQYERNLERYVHNGGAMVMIGGDSVLGEGRANMPTLYEALPLEGAGPANVDSFKARLTPEGMRHPVTAMASGGTSTEAAWAELPAIPGANLTRAKPGATVLMDHPFLTSEGKNAPLVAVWDYGRGRAMVLATDASWYWAFTAHKEGSPSRTYDRFWGNALRWLVRDPDLTTLNVTADPPSVEPGRPVGVVVASRTSDYQPAQDAQVRVELVSVDTQKPVAVQTGQTGPDGVVRLEFPPPAPGPYKLVATAKKGETDLGRGEDAVAVRAVGPELSDASVRPELMEQIAKYTGGKAYRLPMSGLPDDVPLLDPPVVEVGRAKDKPLWDRWYYLVALVGLMGAEWFLRRRFGYV from the coding sequence ATGGACACCACTCCCTTCAATGCCTGGAAGCTCGTCAGCCTCTCGCCGCTGCCCATGTGGGTGCTGGTGCTGCTGGGGGTGGGCGTGGCGCTCGGCGTGGGACTGGCGGCGTGGGGCGTGCGGCGCGAGCCCGCGCGGGCGCGGCGCTGGACGTTGTGGGGGCTGCGCCTGGGCGCGGGCCTCGCGGCGCTCTTCTTCCTGCTCGAGCCCGGCATCCGCAACCTCCAGGTGGCGCGGATGAAGAACCGGCTGGCGGTGCTGGTGGACCGCTCGGCCTCCATGAACTTCCCGGTGGAGCCCGGGGGCGTGACGCGCTCGGCCGAGGCGGCCGCCTTCCTGGAGGGCGCCGCGCCGGGACTCGCGGCGCTCCAGGACCGCTACGCGGTGGAGGTGTATGGCTTCGACCCGGAGCTGGCGCCCGTCACCACCGAGACGCTCACGAAGGAGCCGGCGCGCGCGGGCACGTCCGACCTGCTGTCGGCCCTGCGCTCGGTGGGCGCGGGGGCGCAGGGGGCCAAGAAGCTCGGGGGCGTGCTGCTCTTGAGCGATGGCGCGGACAACGTGGAGCTGGCCAGTGGGGCGGTGGGCCGGGCGCGCGCGGCGCTCGCGGACCTGGGCGTGCCGGTGTCCACCTTCGTGGTGGGCCAGGAGGCGCTCAAGGACCTGGCCGTCGAGCGGGTGAAGGTGGATGACTTCGCCTTCGTGCGCAACTCGCTCACCGTGGAGGTGGAGGTGCACGGCCGGGGCTTCTCCGGCCAGGACGTGCCGGTGGTGCTCAAGCAGGAAGGCAAGGTGGTGGCGAGCAAGTCCGTGCGCTTCGAGTCCTCGGACGACGTGAAGCCCATTGGCTTCACCTTCACGCCGGACCAGACGGGCCGCTTCGTCTACACCGTGAGCGTGCCGGTGTACCCGGACGAGGCGGTGGGCGACAACAACACGCGCTCCTTCGTGCTCAAGGTCATCCGCGACCGGGTGCGCGTGCTGCTGGTGGTGGGCAAGCCCTCGTGGGACGAGCGCTTCCTGCGCGGCCTGCTGCGCCAGGACGCCAACGTGGACATGGTGTCCTTCTACATCCTGCGCACCATGTCCGATGACCCGGGCGTGGTGAGCCAGGAGCGCGAGCTGTCGCTCATCCCCTTCCCCATGGAGGAGATCTTCGACACGAAGCTGGACACCTTCGACGTCGTCATCTTCCAGAACTTCGGCTACTCGGACTCGTCGCTGTCCATCGCCCAGTACGAGCGCAACCTCGAGCGCTACGTGCACAACGGCGGCGCGATGGTGATGATTGGCGGGGACAGCGTGCTGGGCGAGGGCCGGGCGAACATGCCCACGCTCTACGAGGCGCTGCCGTTGGAGGGCGCGGGCCCGGCCAACGTCGATTCCTTCAAGGCGCGGCTGACGCCCGAGGGGATGCGCCACCCGGTGACGGCGATGGCCTCGGGAGGCACGAGCACGGAGGCGGCGTGGGCGGAGCTGCCGGCCATTCCGGGCGCCAACCTGACGCGCGCCAAGCCGGGAGCGACGGTGCTCATGGACCATCCCTTCCTCACGTCGGAGGGGAAGAACGCGCCGCTGGTGGCCGTGTGGGACTACGGCCGGGGCCGGGCGATGGTGCTGGCCACGGACGCCAGTTGGTACTGGGCCTTCACCGCACACAAGGAGGGCTCGCCCAGCCGCACCTATGATCGCTTCTGGGGCAACGCGCTGCGTTGGCTGGTGCGCGACCCGGACCTGACGACGCTCAACGTGACGGCGGATCCTCCCTCGGTGGAGCCGGGCCGGCCCGTGGGCGTGGTGGTGGCGTCGCGCACGTCGGACTATCAGCCGGCCCAGGATGCCCAGGTCCGGGTGGAGCTGGTGTCGGTGGACACGCAGAAGCCGGTGGCGGTGCAGACGGGCCAGACGGGGCCGGATGGCGTGGTGCGGCTGGAGTTTCCTCCGCCCGCCCCCGGGCCGTACAAGCTCGTGGCCACGGCGAAGAAGGGCGAGACGGACCTGGGCCGGGGCGAGGACGCGGTGGCGGTGCGCGCGGTGGGCCCGGAGTTGTCGGACGCCTCGGTGCGGCCGGAGCTGATGGAGCAGATCGCGAAGTACACCGGGGGCAAGGCGTACCGGTTGCCCATGAGTGGCCTGCCGGACGATGTGCCGCTGTTGGACCCTCCGGTGGTGGAGGTGGGCCGGGCGAAGGACAAGCCGCTGTGGGATCGCTGGTACTACCTCGTGGCGCTCGTGGGGTTGATGGGGGCCGAGTGGTTCCTGCGCCGCCGCTTCGGCTATGTCTAG
- a CDS encoding DUF6683 family protein, whose product MRGVYRKVAVLATVCALVSGVWPAVARPLSAYREYDSGVFAGGGFKISLPGKGRAEASSDKPSGRGGDGEAISPELLPLSVSSFRTVGNPIMPKRVAEAVPGLDKEARRQLEASLMLLLRQYEQQLDRDDDFRLKNNLAGAFNFLFGAAYSVHKDGRALSPEQRESMLRQINAGFALRLKEQRLSDREKQELYESAVLSGSIILGLYSEGRDTRQPEQQRTARELARELLTRLMGLSIEQVRTEGGSVRIN is encoded by the coding sequence ATGAGAGGTGTTTACAGGAAGGTCGCCGTCCTCGCGACGGTGTGCGCCCTGGTCAGCGGGGTGTGGCCCGCGGTCGCCCGGCCCCTGAGTGCCTACCGCGAGTACGACAGCGGAGTGTTCGCGGGCGGTGGTTTCAAGATCTCCCTTCCAGGCAAGGGCCGCGCGGAAGCCTCGAGCGACAAGCCGTCGGGCCGAGGGGGTGACGGGGAGGCGATCTCCCCCGAGTTGTTGCCGCTGTCGGTGTCGTCGTTTCGCACCGTGGGCAACCCCATCATGCCCAAGCGCGTGGCGGAGGCCGTGCCCGGCCTGGACAAGGAGGCGCGCCGGCAGCTCGAGGCATCCCTGATGCTGCTGCTCAGGCAGTACGAGCAGCAGCTCGATCGCGATGATGACTTCCGCCTGAAGAACAACCTGGCGGGTGCCTTCAACTTCCTCTTCGGCGCCGCCTACAGCGTGCACAAGGACGGCCGGGCGCTCAGCCCCGAGCAGCGCGAGAGCATGCTGCGGCAGATCAACGCCGGCTTCGCCCTGCGGCTCAAGGAGCAGCGGCTGTCGGATCGGGAGAAGCAGGAGCTGTACGAGTCCGCCGTGCTCTCGGGCTCCATCATCCTCGGGCTCTACTCGGAGGGGCGGGACACGCGTCAGCCGGAGCAGCAGCGCACGGCGCGCGAGCTGGCGCGCGAGCTGTTGACGCGGCTCATGGGCCTGTCCATCGAGCAGGTGCGCACCGAGGGCGGCTCGGTGCGGATCAACTAG
- a CDS encoding molecular chaperone DnaJ, with the protein MAKGGQTPREPVSPRMQAAWKLKEAGDVVAARHAAERLLAEPSAPEDTAQAAELLRRGTTPPALYGYAALAAFFLVLLVVLAATRY; encoded by the coding sequence ATGGCGAAAGGCGGACAGACGCCCAGGGAGCCCGTATCCCCCCGGATGCAGGCGGCATGGAAGCTCAAGGAAGCCGGGGACGTGGTGGCCGCGCGGCATGCCGCCGAACGGCTCCTCGCCGAACCCTCGGCTCCCGAGGACACGGCCCAGGCCGCGGAGCTGTTGCGCCGTGGCACCACGCCCCCCGCTCTCTACGGCTACGCGGCCCTGGCCGCCTTCTTCCTCGTGCTGCTCGTGGTCCTCGCCGCCACGCGCTACTAG
- a CDS encoding acyclic terpene utilization AtuA family protein — MSASPLRVGNASGFYGDRFSAFREMLEGGQLDVLTGDYLAELTMLILGRDRLKDANGGFAKTFLRQMEQCLALAVEKRVKIVTNAGGLNPAGLATALRALAERLGLQVRVAHVEGDELLARAGALGLGTPLTANAYLGAWGIAECLRAGADIVVTGRVTDASLVVGPAAAHFGWRRDDWDCLAGAQAAGHVLECGAQATGGNYSFFTEIDARRPGFPLAELHADGTSIITKHEGSGGAVSVDTVTAQLLYEIEGARYAGPDVTARFDTVELSAVGRDRVRISGVRGEPPPPTLKVCLNHLGGFRNEMTFVLVGLDIEQKARLVREQLEAALPKKPRELHWTLVRTDREDASTEEQAAAFLRVVAKDPDEKKVGRVFSGAAIELALASYPGFTMTTPPTDGMPYGVYTPAYVDAALVEHVAVVPDGTRVGIPSSQQTLALAAVEAPSLPAPLPPGPMRRVALGRVVAARSGDKGGTANIGLWVRTDEAWRWLVHTLTPERLRELLPETRDLPIQRHLFPRLRGLNFVIDGLLGEGVSSSTRFDPQGKALGEWLRSRHVDVPEALL, encoded by the coding sequence ATGAGCGCCTCCCCCCTTCGTGTCGGCAATGCCTCGGGTTTCTACGGCGATCGCTTCTCCGCCTTCCGCGAGATGCTCGAGGGGGGACAGCTCGACGTCCTCACGGGCGACTACCTCGCCGAGCTGACGATGCTCATCCTCGGCCGGGATCGGCTGAAGGATGCGAATGGCGGCTTCGCCAAGACCTTCCTCCGCCAGATGGAGCAGTGCCTGGCGCTCGCCGTCGAGAAGCGGGTGAAGATCGTCACGAACGCCGGAGGGTTGAACCCCGCGGGGCTCGCGACCGCGCTCCGGGCGCTCGCCGAGCGGCTGGGACTCCAGGTCCGGGTGGCGCACGTCGAGGGAGATGAACTCCTGGCCCGTGCCGGGGCGCTCGGGCTGGGCACGCCGCTCACGGCGAATGCCTACCTGGGTGCGTGGGGCATCGCCGAGTGCTTGCGCGCGGGGGCCGACATCGTCGTCACCGGACGCGTGACGGATGCCTCGCTCGTCGTGGGACCGGCGGCCGCCCACTTCGGCTGGCGGCGCGATGACTGGGATTGTCTGGCGGGCGCCCAGGCCGCGGGCCATGTGCTCGAGTGCGGTGCCCAGGCCACGGGGGGCAACTACTCCTTCTTCACGGAGATCGACGCGCGCCGCCCCGGGTTCCCCCTCGCGGAACTCCACGCCGACGGCACGTCCATCATCACCAAACACGAGGGCTCGGGAGGCGCGGTGTCCGTGGATACGGTGACCGCGCAACTGCTCTACGAAATCGAGGGCGCCCGGTACGCGGGCCCCGACGTGACGGCGCGCTTCGACACCGTGGAACTCTCCGCCGTGGGGCGCGACCGCGTGCGCATCTCCGGGGTACGCGGCGAGCCGCCTCCGCCCACCCTGAAGGTCTGCCTGAACCACCTCGGTGGCTTTCGCAACGAGATGACCTTCGTGCTCGTGGGGCTCGACATCGAGCAGAAGGCCCGCCTGGTGCGCGAGCAGCTCGAGGCCGCCCTCCCCAAGAAGCCCCGGGAGCTGCACTGGACGCTCGTCCGGACCGATCGGGAGGATGCCTCCACGGAAGAACAGGCGGCCGCGTTCCTGCGCGTCGTGGCGAAGGATCCAGACGAGAAGAAGGTGGGGCGTGTCTTCAGTGGGGCGGCCATCGAACTCGCCCTGGCGAGCTACCCGGGCTTCACCATGACGACACCTCCCACGGACGGCATGCCGTATGGCGTCTACACCCCGGCTTATGTCGACGCGGCGCTCGTCGAGCATGTCGCCGTTGTGCCGGATGGGACTCGGGTGGGCATTCCTTCATCGCAACAGACGCTGGCCCTCGCGGCGGTGGAGGCCCCGTCGCTTCCCGCGCCGCTACCTCCAGGGCCCATGCGCCGGGTGGCGCTCGGCCGGGTCGTCGCCGCGCGGAGTGGAGACAAGGGCGGCACCGCGAACATCGGCCTCTGGGTCCGCACGGATGAAGCCTGGCGATGGCTCGTGCATACGCTCACACCGGAACGGCTTCGTGAGCTGTTGCCCGAGACCCGGGACCTCCCCATCCAAAGACACCTCTTCCCCCGGTTGCGCGGGTTGAACTTCGTCATCGACGGCCTGCTCGGAGAGGGCGTGTCGTCCTCGACGCGCTTCGATCCACAAGGCAAGGCGCTCGGAGAGTGGCTCCGCTCGCGCCATGTCGATGTCCCCGAGGCGCTCCTCTGA
- a CDS encoding MBL fold metallo-hydrolase translates to MPLSLHRGVSLAVLASARTEAEHHEDLGCSIQGPTSRPVRRAQLALKQQLAKLGPERALREARALVRWLEDTPRYAALCTGGRRRLGRRPVRHEVLFPDATRHTPRVLHLRKEEQGLDFPVKAREWPALAELFATLARGATPAELRALSALPAAGELLADLSDAGWLVRHEAPVEVPTPGALFVGHNTVLVASAKARVLVDPYFRPAHPLDRADYQPMQPRDIGRVDAVVITHSHGDHFHLGSLLQLPRDTRIFVPSVARESLFSTDCALRLAQLGYTRVEPLRWGEERQVGDITVRALPFHGEQPTDGEGLYPGLFNEGNTWLVRAPGFSAAFFADAGHDVRGDMEDVCRALREEAPVDVLFCGVRGFRLEPLFFGYTTLDAYLVDVPVDALTRPQRLMAGPEEALRYGELLGARYVVPCADGGAPWYWREGMGPRYPGYPGEPVSGASTRDENPDADPYPERLEEVRRRERHGPRALLLRPGEALAWRGRKSPERLQYPGFQWPFGAPLEPGRD, encoded by the coding sequence ATGCCGCTCTCTCTTCATCGCGGAGTCAGCCTCGCCGTGCTCGCCTCCGCCCGCACCGAGGCCGAGCACCATGAGGACCTGGGCTGCAGCATCCAGGGCCCCACCTCCCGTCCGGTGCGCCGGGCCCAGCTCGCGCTCAAGCAACAACTCGCGAAGCTCGGCCCCGAGCGCGCCCTGCGCGAGGCACGCGCCCTCGTGCGCTGGCTCGAGGACACGCCCCGCTACGCCGCACTGTGCACCGGCGGCCGCCGCCGTCTGGGCCGGCGCCCCGTGCGGCACGAGGTGCTCTTTCCCGACGCCACCCGTCACACGCCCCGCGTGCTGCACCTGCGCAAGGAGGAGCAGGGGCTCGACTTCCCCGTGAAGGCGCGCGAGTGGCCCGCGCTCGCCGAGCTCTTCGCGACGCTGGCACGCGGGGCGACTCCCGCCGAGCTGCGGGCCCTCTCGGCGCTGCCCGCCGCAGGCGAGCTGCTCGCGGACCTGTCCGACGCGGGCTGGCTCGTGCGCCACGAAGCGCCGGTGGAGGTGCCCACGCCGGGCGCGCTCTTCGTCGGCCACAACACCGTGCTGGTGGCGAGTGCGAAGGCGCGCGTCCTCGTGGATCCTTACTTCCGCCCCGCCCACCCGTTGGATCGGGCGGACTACCAGCCCATGCAGCCGCGGGACATCGGGCGGGTGGATGCGGTCGTCATCACCCACTCGCACGGGGACCACTTCCACCTGGGCTCGCTGCTGCAACTGCCGCGCGACACGCGCATCTTCGTGCCCTCGGTGGCGCGCGAGAGCCTCTTCTCCACCGACTGCGCCCTGCGGCTCGCGCAATTGGGCTACACCCGGGTGGAGCCGCTGCGCTGGGGCGAGGAGCGCCAGGTGGGGGACATCACCGTGCGCGCCCTGCCCTTCCATGGCGAGCAGCCCACCGATGGCGAGGGCCTGTACCCGGGGCTCTTCAACGAGGGGAACACGTGGCTGGTGCGCGCGCCGGGCTTCTCCGCGGCCTTCTTCGCCGACGCGGGGCATGACGTGCGCGGAGACATGGAGGACGTGTGCCGCGCGCTGCGCGAGGAAGCACCCGTGGACGTGCTCTTCTGCGGGGTGCGCGGCTTCCGGCTCGAGCCGCTCTTCTTCGGCTACACCACGCTGGACGCCTACCTCGTCGACGTGCCCGTGGACGCGCTCACCCGGCCCCAGCGGCTCATGGCCGGCCCCGAGGAGGCGCTGCGCTATGGCGAGCTGCTCGGCGCGCGCTACGTGGTGCCCTGCGCGGATGGCGGCGCCCCGTGGTACTGGCGCGAGGGCATGGGCCCGCGCTACCCGGGCTATCCGGGCGAGCCCGTGAGCGGCGCCAGCACCCGCGACGAGAACCCGGACGCGGACCCCTACCCCGAGCGGCTGGAAGAGGTGCGCCGACGCGAGCGGCACGGGCCCAGGGCCCTGCTGCTGCGTCCCGGCGAGGCCCTGGCGTGGCGGGGACGTAAATCCCCCGAGCGCCTCCAGTACCCCGGCTTCCAGTGGCCGTTCGGCGCTCCGCTCGAGCCTGGGAGGGATTGA
- a CDS encoding DUF4159 domain-containing protein yields the protein MPVRPLSRRHLLFGSAALVPLLAGRASAFGEKSRFIPAVARHGGRWDARLSGLRRISWEVQRRTSVEVLPDARPFALSSPEIFEYPFLYLGGDGGFPPFSTAEVENLRRYLTFGGFLLADANDGSDGDGFDASFRREIARVLPRSPLTPVPSTHVVFKSFFLLDSAPGRVLNKPQLEAANVGKRAAVMYSQNDLAGAWSRGELGDYEFDVTPGGEPQRELAVRLGINLCMYALCLDYKDDAVHLPLILNKRR from the coding sequence ATGCCCGTGCGCCCCCTTAGCCGTCGCCACCTGCTGTTCGGGAGCGCGGCGCTCGTCCCGCTGCTGGCCGGACGTGCGTCCGCCTTCGGAGAAAAGAGCCGTTTCATCCCCGCGGTGGCCCGGCATGGCGGCCGCTGGGATGCCCGCCTGTCCGGTCTGCGGCGCATTTCCTGGGAGGTGCAACGGCGTACCTCCGTGGAGGTGCTGCCCGATGCCCGCCCCTTCGCCCTCTCCAGTCCGGAAATCTTCGAATACCCCTTTCTCTACCTGGGCGGAGACGGGGGCTTTCCTCCCTTCAGCACCGCGGAGGTGGAGAACCTGCGGCGCTACCTCACCTTCGGCGGCTTCCTGCTCGCGGACGCCAATGACGGCAGCGACGGGGACGGCTTCGACGCGAGCTTCCGCCGGGAGATCGCCCGGGTGCTGCCCCGCAGCCCACTCACCCCCGTGCCCTCCACCCACGTGGTCTTCAAGAGCTTCTTCCTGCTGGATTCCGCGCCGGGCCGCGTGCTCAACAAGCCCCAGCTCGAGGCGGCGAACGTGGGCAAGCGCGCGGCGGTGATGTACTCGCAGAACGACCTGGCGGGGGCGTGGAGCCGCGGCGAGCTGGGCGACTACGAGTTCGACGTCACCCCCGGGGGCGAGCCCCAGCGTGAGCTGGCGGTGCGCCTGGGCATCAATCTCTGCATGTACGCGCTCTGCCTGGACTACAAGGATGACGCCGTCCACCTGCCGCTCATCCTCAACAAGCGCCGCTGA
- a CDS encoding beta-ketoacyl synthase N-terminal-like domain-containing protein, translated as MRRVGIFGWGVVAPRSRNIETFEKNLATSESWLSAFNGGFGPNNFLVGNPDFDFAEYKPWVDARFPATRFAQLDKKMGMPTKMAIGSFIQALGQNPGLEQALQALGPRAHVYVGTGLGDLPTVHDITLNLHRAQRRWDRFWAAPERNSALRHWLETREPLPGLPPDPATVEENDRDVAEEAWWHFWAGQSPELREYLAEQKEIEGLGVESGNVEAAKLAVIKEKRTRNQRLQKKWGAPEPPWNAVPAEILWNIHNMPASQISIMGKLTGMSFAPVAACSSFGYGLKLALDAIHRGDAQAVVLGMTDPPPHPLVVGGFYNARVVSADGAVSKPLTQLRGTHVSGGSVVWILGDLEHFTAQGFKPLGMEPLSVGVTSDADHIITPSKEGPTVAIHEALRQAGLSPADMGSWDLHATATPGDYLEMETLRAVLPETVLVTARKGTFGHGMGAGGGWELTAQYLGYARGQVFPTPLSEGELNKEIGRVHERYVFDSPVASPQGCAGKLSMGVGGINACVISRPWR; from the coding sequence GTGCGCAGAGTCGGAATCTTTGGCTGGGGAGTGGTCGCGCCCCGGTCCCGGAACATCGAGACCTTCGAGAAGAACCTCGCGACGTCGGAGAGCTGGCTGTCCGCGTTCAACGGCGGCTTCGGTCCCAACAACTTCCTGGTGGGCAACCCGGACTTCGACTTCGCCGAGTACAAGCCGTGGGTGGACGCGCGCTTTCCCGCCACGCGCTTCGCCCAGCTCGACAAGAAGATGGGCATGCCCACGAAGATGGCGATCGGCTCCTTCATCCAGGCACTGGGGCAGAACCCCGGGCTGGAGCAGGCGCTGCAGGCGCTGGGGCCCCGCGCCCACGTCTACGTGGGCACCGGGCTCGGGGACCTGCCCACCGTCCATGACATCACCCTGAACCTGCACCGCGCCCAGCGCCGCTGGGACCGCTTCTGGGCGGCGCCCGAGCGCAACTCCGCCCTGCGCCACTGGCTGGAGACGCGCGAGCCCCTGCCCGGCCTGCCGCCCGACCCCGCCACGGTGGAGGAGAACGACCGGGACGTGGCCGAGGAGGCGTGGTGGCACTTCTGGGCGGGTCAGTCGCCCGAGCTGCGCGAGTACCTCGCCGAGCAGAAGGAGATCGAGGGCCTGGGCGTGGAGAGCGGCAACGTGGAGGCCGCCAAGCTCGCCGTCATCAAGGAGAAGCGCACGCGCAACCAGCGCCTGCAGAAGAAGTGGGGCGCGCCCGAGCCGCCGTGGAACGCGGTGCCGGCGGAGATCCTGTGGAACATCCACAACATGCCCGCCTCGCAGATCTCCATCATGGGCAAGCTCACCGGCATGTCGTTCGCGCCCGTGGCGGCCTGCTCCTCGTTCGGCTACGGCCTGAAGCTGGCGCTCGATGCCATCCACCGCGGTGACGCCCAGGCGGTGGTGCTGGGCATGACGGATCCGCCGCCGCATCCGCTCGTGGTGGGCGGCTTCTACAACGCGCGCGTGGTGAGCGCGGACGGCGCCGTGTCCAAGCCCCTCACGCAGCTGCGCGGCACGCACGTGTCCGGCGGCTCGGTGGTGTGGATCCTCGGGGACCTGGAGCACTTCACCGCCCAGGGCTTCAAGCCGCTGGGCATGGAGCCGCTGAGCGTGGGCGTCACCTCGGACGCGGACCACATCATCACCCCCTCGAAGGAAGGCCCCACCGTGGCCATCCACGAGGCCCTGCGCCAGGCGGGCTTGAGCCCCGCGGACATGGGAAGCTGGGACTTGCACGCCACCGCCACCCCGGGGGACTACCTGGAGATGGAGACGTTGCGCGCGGTGCTGCCCGAGACGGTGCTCGTCACCGCGCGCAAGGGCACCTTCGGCCACGGCATGGGCGCCGGGGGTGGCTGGGAGCTGACGGCCCAGTACCTCGGCTACGCGCGCGGCCAGGTGTTCCCCACGCCCCTGAGCGAGGGCGAGCTCAACAAGGAGATCGGCCGCGTGCACGAGCGCTACGTGTTCGACTCGCCCGTGGCCTCGCCCCAGGGCTGCGCCGGCAAGCTGTCCATGGGCGTGGGCGGCATCAACGCCTGCGTCATCTCCCGCCCCTGGCGTTGA